In Rosa chinensis cultivar Old Blush chromosome 1, RchiOBHm-V2, whole genome shotgun sequence, a genomic segment contains:
- the LOC112174004 gene encoding uncharacterized protein LOC112174004, producing MEDSAPFRKPHFPNPGMNNSSAVQFQQNPITQGKPYLQFLFKGVFFVVLVVALPLFPSQAPEFINDTILNKFWELIHLLFIGIAVSYGLFSRRNVEMGIENQSNVENVESYMPRMFDGYENPCGSGEKKVLESWSSQNFVGNHKSTVYFDAQCKPRLPNCGDGLENSCGFKNKNVAQAWNSQYFQGESMVFVAQPDYAVDEFAKPKSVVDDEPLGLPVRSLKSRVKNQEKPEFVTGSEPGFGSKAASNSFDWSRNRSFGDLAPINLLEKFNQAMASPSPVLQRSSSRKMERGKRVGSAPRPSHFRPLSVDEAQFELLKTRSFRSTLSFSSETSSKSSSPEKEYSSVNSTTSEVPNSETVHLGKRKKSSRASSPSGLPSEPNPMIEKVPMGGLHSRGYSVGSFFEEDLRKSSENHLKKELNGSQITGDQYDSGKKELGTGSFGSEKKPASLSKSTSRGKSVRTIRGSRLTTHDKVENNQKMFDNGEAVFMRKEKMQNGGLDNLCDMPKPPFPKYQKEQIQDFFNHLNVQSEEESESEAENFEVSSEDRVEAAAAAFCNSVNVAAGPDSEVDKKAGEFIAKFREQIRRQKVASIDKSRGLGVSGNRSR from the coding sequence ATGGAGGATTCAGCCCCTTTCAGAAAACCCCACTTCCCAAATCCAGGGATGAACAACTCATCAGCGGTTCAGTTTCAACAGAACCCCATTACACAAGGTAAGCCTTACCTGCAATTTCTGTTTAAAGGTGTCTTCTTTGTGGTTTTGGTCGTGGCTCTGCCCTTGTTTCCTTCACAAGCTCCTGAATTTATCAACGATACGATACTCAACAAGTTCTGGGAGCTCATTCATCTTCTTTTCATTGGAATTGCTGTGTCTTATGGCTTGTTTAGCAGAAGAAATGTTGAGATGGGGATTGAAAACCAGTCAAATGTTGAAAATGTAGAGTCTTATATGCCTAGGATGTTTGATGGGTATGAAAATCCATGTGGGTCTGGTGAGAAGAAAGTTCTTGAGAGTTGGAGTTCTCAGAATTTTGTGGGTAACCATAAAAGTACTGTTTATTTTGATGCCCAATGCAAACCCAGATTGCCAAATTGTGGGGATGGTCTTGAAAATTCTTGTGGTTTTAAAAATAAGAATGTTGCTCAGGCTTGGAATTCTCAGTACTTTCAGGGTGAATCTATGGTTTTTGTAGCTCAACCAGATTATGCTGTTGATGAGTTTGCGAAACCCAAATCAGTAGTTGATGATGAGCCATTAGGATTGCCTGTTCGGAGTTTGAAATCGAGGGTTAAAAACCAGGAGAAGCCTGAGTTTGTTACTGGGAGTGAGCCTGGTTTTGGTTCAAAGGCTGCATCTAATAGTTTTGACTGGAGTAGGAATAGGAGCTTTGGTGATTTGGCTCCTATAAATTTACTAGAGAAATTCAATCAAGCTATGGCATCACCTTCCCCAGTTCTTCAGCGTTCGAGTTCTCGAAAGATggaaaggggaaaaagagtagGTAGTGCCCCTCGTCCTTCACATTTTAGGCCACTATCAGTTGATGAAGCTCAATTTGAGTTGCTAAAAACTCGGTCCTTCCGGTCCACATTGTCTTTCTCATCCGAAACTAGCTCCAAATCTTCTTCACCTGAAAAGGAGTACTCTTCTGTTAACTCTACAACTTCTGAGGTGCCAAACTCGGAAACGGTTCATttggggaaaagaaagaagagctcCCGAGCGTCTTCTCCTTCAGGTTTACCATCAGAACCAAATCCAATGATTGAAAAAGTTCCAATGGGTGGATTGCATTCGAGGGGCTATAGTGTAGGTTCTTTCTTTGAGGAGGATTTGAGGAAAAGCTCAGAGAATCACTTGAAGAAAGAATTGAATGGGAGTCAAATTACTGGGGATCAATATGATTCAGGTAAGAAAGAGTTGGGGACAGGGTCTTTCGGATCAGAGAAGAAGCCTGCAAGCCTCAGCAAATCTACATCAAGAGGAAAATCAGTCAGAACAATCAGGGGTAGTAGACTGACCACTCATGACAAGGTTGAAAACAATCAAAAGATGTTTGATAATGGTGAAGCTGTATTtatgagaaaagagaaaatgcaAAATGGAGGACTTGATAATCTGTGTGATATGCCAAAGCCACCTTTTCCCAAGTACCAGAAGGAACAGATACAAGACTTTTTTAACCATCTCAATGTGCAGTCTGAAGAAGAATCGGAAAGTGAGGCTGAAAACTTTGAAGTGAGCTCAGAAGATAGAGTggaagctgctgctgctgcatttTGCAACTCTGTCAATGTTGCAGCAGGACCAGACTCTGAGGTTGATAAGAAGGCTGGTGAGTTTATAGCCAAATTTAGAGAGCAGATAAGGCGTCAGAAAGTTGCATCAATCGACAAATCAAGAGGGCTCGGCGTCAGTGGGAATCGCTCTAGGTGA
- the LOC112174023 gene encoding peptidyl-prolyl cis-trans isomerase FKBP20-2, chloroplastic — protein sequence MLMVPSSLSYKPTPPTPSIHFSHSKQIIQCCSNQNSRHHRADSGVILHCEENLNRRLIVFLSVTTSLFPDLSSSAKTKSKSPFDERRLLEQNKRIQKENNAPEEFPSFIREGFQVKVVTPGNYTTRESGLIYRDFAVGEGDCPQAGQQVMFHYVGYNESGRRIDSSYNQGSPARIRMGTNALVPGFEEGIRDMKPGGKRRIIIPPELGPPVGPSTFFSSKQFEVFDVELLSIQNCVRRTIAAFYSDFVCE from the exons ATGCTGATGGTTCCCTCGTCTCTCTCTTATAAACCCA CACCCCCCACACCGAGCATTCATTTCAGTCACAGCAAACAAATAATCCAATGCTGTTCAAATCAGAACTCAAGACATCACAG GGCAGACAGTGGTGTCATTTTACATTGTGAAGAGAATTTGAATCGGAGGCTTATTGTGTTCCTTTCAGTCACAACAAGCTTGTTTCCAGATTTATCTTCTTCAGCAAAAACAAAGAGTAAAAGTCCATTTGATGAAAGACGCTTGCTGGAGCAAAACAAGCGTATACAGAAAGAAAATAATGCACCTGAAGAGTTTCCCAGTTTCATTAGAGAAG GTTTTCAGGTAAAGGTAGTAACGCCAGGAAACTACACAACACGTGAGTCAGGACTTATATATCGAGATTTTGCAGTTGGTGAGGGTGATTGCCCACAGGCTGGTCAGCag GTGATGTTCCACTATGTTGGCTACAATGAGTCAGGCCGTCGCATAGACAGCAGCTACAATCAAGGTTCTCCTGCCAGAATACGCATGGGAACAAATGCATTGGTCCCAG GATTTGAAGAAGGAATTCGTGACATGAAACCTGggggaaaaagaagaataatcaTTCCACCAGAACTTGGACCACCG GTAGGACCTTCCACCTTTTTCAGCTCAAAACAGTTTGAAGTTTTTGATGTGGAACTGCTGAGCATTCAAAACTGTGTGAGGAGGACTATAGCTGCTTTTTACTCTGACTTTGTCTGCGAATAA
- the LOC112174013 gene encoding cationic amino acid transporter 9, chloroplastic isoform X1 produces the protein MGGGHRRTSADDDDQAAPSSSIWSHFWSSATRTKPLSDSGIRTSSGDGLVRTLGMFDLILLGVGASIGAGIFVVTGTVARDAGPGVTVSFILAGASCVLNALCYAELASRFPAVVGGAYLYTYTAFNELTAFLVFGQLMLDYHIGAASIARSLASYVVTILELFPIFKENIPDWIGHGGQQYLGGAISLNLLAPILLALLTIVLCRGVGESSAVNSFMTATKIIIVLIVIFAGAFEVDVSNWTPFAPNGFKTVLTGATVVFFAYVGFDAVANSAEESKRPQRDLPIGIIGSLLICVILYIGVCLVITGMVPYKFLGEDAPLADAFTSKGLKFVAILISVGAVAGLTTTLLVGLYVQSRLYLGLGRDGLLPSVFARVHARRRTPIHSQVWVGIVAGILAGLFNVHILSHILSVGALTGYSVVAASVVALRLKDKASSQVSSTSWREGVICLFIVACSGFGAGVFYRFNTSFIFMVIAVIVAILASCSLCFRQTYADMPGFSCPGVPIVPTICIFFNMFLFAQLHHEAWVRFVILSIITVGIYAFYGQYHADPTAEETIIYHRAPEDLRSDAAAATVEMLSTTEIPSTESPKSTSVV, from the exons ATGGGAGGAGGTCACAGACGGACTTCCGCCGACGACGACGACCAGGCGGCGCCGTCGTCTTCAATCTGGTCGCATTTCTGGTCCTCCGCCACCAGAACCAAGCCCTTATCCGACTCCGGCATCCGTACCAGCTCCGGCGATGGCCTCGTCCGCACCCTCGGCATGTTTGACCTCATACTCCTCGGCGTCGGCGCCTCCATCGGCGCCGGGATCTTCGTCGTCACTGGCACCGTCGCCCGCGACGCCGGTCCCG GAGTCACTGTTAGTTTCATTCTTGCCGGAGCGTCTTGTGTGTTAAATGCACTGTGTTATGCAGAGCTAGCTTCTCGTTTTCCTGCCGTTGTTGGTGGAGCATACCTCTACACGTACACGGCGTTCAATGAGCTGACTGCTTTCCTTGTTTTCGGACAACTTATGCTTGACTATCATATCGGGGCTGCCAGCATAGCTCGAAGCTTAGCGAGCTATGTAGTGACAATTCTTGAACTTTTCCCAATCTTTAAGGAAAACATACCGGACTGGATTGGACATGGTGGCCAACAGTACCTTGGGGGAGCTATATCACTCAATCTCTTAGCTCCAATTCTCCTTGCACTTCTAACTATAGTTCTTTGTCGGGGTGTTGGAGAATCCTCTGCTGTAAACTCATTCATGACTGCTACAAAG ATAATCATCGTTCTTATCGTCATCTTCGCTGGTGCTTTTGAGGTTGATGTCTCAAATTGGACTCCCTTTGCCCCAAATGGTTTTAAAACAGTATTGACCGGAGCAACAGTTGTATTCTTTGCATATGTTGGATTTGATGCAGTTGCTAATTCAGCTGAAGAATCAAAGAGACCACAG CGGGACTTGCCAATAGGCATCATAGGCAGCCTTCTGATATGTGTTATATTGTATATCGGTGTCTGTTTGGTGATCACTGGAATGGTACCATATAAATTCCTTGGGGAAGATGCTCCTTTGGCTGATGCTTTTACATCCAAGGGGTTGAAATTTGTTGCCATCTTAATCAGTGTGGGTGCTGTTGCTGGACTTACGACCACCCTTCTAGTCGGTCTGTATGTTCAG TCTCGATTATATCTTGGGCTTGGAAGAGATGGTTTGCTACCTTCAGTGTTTGCTAGAGTACATGCAAGACGTCGAACACCCATTCATTCTCAGGTGTGGGTTGGTATTGTTGCTGGCATTCTGGCAGGGTTGTTTAATGTGCATATTCTCTCGCACATCCTTTCAGTTGGTGCATTG ACAGGCTACTCTGTTGTTGCTGCATCTGTGGTTGCTCTTCGTTTGAAGGATAAGGCTTCAAGTCAGGTGTCATCTACGTCCTGGCGGGAAGGTGTCATCTGCTTATTCATAGTTGCATGCAGTGGTTTTGGTGCTGGAGTCTTCTACAGATTCAACACTTCATTTATTTTTATGGTCATAGCTGTGATTGTGGCAATACTTGCTTCCTGTTCTCTTTGTTTCCGCCAA ACTTATGCAGATATGCCAGGGTTTTCATGTCCTGGGGTTCCAATTGTGCCAACTATATGCATCTTCTTCAACATGTTTCTATTCGCTCAG TTACACCATGAAGCATGGGTGAGATTTGTCATCCTTAGCATCATTACAGTTGGTATTTATGCATTTTATGGACAATACCATGCTGATCCAACTGCAGAGGAGACTATAATCTATCATAGGGCACCAGAAGACTTGCG GTCGGACGCTGCAGCAGCAACAGTGGAAATGCTCTCAACAACTGAAATTCCCTCGACTGAAAGTCCCAAATCTACTTCTGTTGTGTAG
- the LOC112174013 gene encoding cationic amino acid transporter 9, chloroplastic isoform X2: MGGGHRRTSADDDDQAAPSSSIWSHFWSSATRTKPLSDSGIRTSSGDGLVRTLGMFDLILLGVGASIGAGIFVVTGTVARDAGPGVTVSFILAGASCVLNALCYAELASRFPAVVGGAYLYTYTAFNELTAFLVFGQLMLDYHIGAASIARSLASYVVTILELFPIFKENIPDWIGHGGQQYLGGAISLNLLAPILLALLTIVLCRGVGESSAVNSFMTATKIIIVLIVIFAGAFEVDVSNWTPFAPNGFKTVLTGATVVFFAYVGFDAVANSAEESKRPQRDLPIGIIGSLLICVILYIGVCLVITGMVPYKFLGEDAPLADAFTSKGLKFVAILISVGAVAGLTTTLLVGLYVQSRLYLGLGRDGLLPSVFARVHARRRTPIHSQVWVGIVAGILAGLFNVHILSHILSVGALTGYSVVAASVVALRLKDKASSQVSSTSWREGVICLFIVACSGFGAGVFYRFNTSFIFMVIAVIVAILASCSLCFRQTYADMPGFSCPGVPIVPTICIFFNMFLFAQLHHEAWVRFVILSIITVGIYAFYGQYHADPTAEETIIYHRAPEDLREKDN; this comes from the exons ATGGGAGGAGGTCACAGACGGACTTCCGCCGACGACGACGACCAGGCGGCGCCGTCGTCTTCAATCTGGTCGCATTTCTGGTCCTCCGCCACCAGAACCAAGCCCTTATCCGACTCCGGCATCCGTACCAGCTCCGGCGATGGCCTCGTCCGCACCCTCGGCATGTTTGACCTCATACTCCTCGGCGTCGGCGCCTCCATCGGCGCCGGGATCTTCGTCGTCACTGGCACCGTCGCCCGCGACGCCGGTCCCG GAGTCACTGTTAGTTTCATTCTTGCCGGAGCGTCTTGTGTGTTAAATGCACTGTGTTATGCAGAGCTAGCTTCTCGTTTTCCTGCCGTTGTTGGTGGAGCATACCTCTACACGTACACGGCGTTCAATGAGCTGACTGCTTTCCTTGTTTTCGGACAACTTATGCTTGACTATCATATCGGGGCTGCCAGCATAGCTCGAAGCTTAGCGAGCTATGTAGTGACAATTCTTGAACTTTTCCCAATCTTTAAGGAAAACATACCGGACTGGATTGGACATGGTGGCCAACAGTACCTTGGGGGAGCTATATCACTCAATCTCTTAGCTCCAATTCTCCTTGCACTTCTAACTATAGTTCTTTGTCGGGGTGTTGGAGAATCCTCTGCTGTAAACTCATTCATGACTGCTACAAAG ATAATCATCGTTCTTATCGTCATCTTCGCTGGTGCTTTTGAGGTTGATGTCTCAAATTGGACTCCCTTTGCCCCAAATGGTTTTAAAACAGTATTGACCGGAGCAACAGTTGTATTCTTTGCATATGTTGGATTTGATGCAGTTGCTAATTCAGCTGAAGAATCAAAGAGACCACAG CGGGACTTGCCAATAGGCATCATAGGCAGCCTTCTGATATGTGTTATATTGTATATCGGTGTCTGTTTGGTGATCACTGGAATGGTACCATATAAATTCCTTGGGGAAGATGCTCCTTTGGCTGATGCTTTTACATCCAAGGGGTTGAAATTTGTTGCCATCTTAATCAGTGTGGGTGCTGTTGCTGGACTTACGACCACCCTTCTAGTCGGTCTGTATGTTCAG TCTCGATTATATCTTGGGCTTGGAAGAGATGGTTTGCTACCTTCAGTGTTTGCTAGAGTACATGCAAGACGTCGAACACCCATTCATTCTCAGGTGTGGGTTGGTATTGTTGCTGGCATTCTGGCAGGGTTGTTTAATGTGCATATTCTCTCGCACATCCTTTCAGTTGGTGCATTG ACAGGCTACTCTGTTGTTGCTGCATCTGTGGTTGCTCTTCGTTTGAAGGATAAGGCTTCAAGTCAGGTGTCATCTACGTCCTGGCGGGAAGGTGTCATCTGCTTATTCATAGTTGCATGCAGTGGTTTTGGTGCTGGAGTCTTCTACAGATTCAACACTTCATTTATTTTTATGGTCATAGCTGTGATTGTGGCAATACTTGCTTCCTGTTCTCTTTGTTTCCGCCAA ACTTATGCAGATATGCCAGGGTTTTCATGTCCTGGGGTTCCAATTGTGCCAACTATATGCATCTTCTTCAACATGTTTCTATTCGCTCAG TTACACCATGAAGCATGGGTGAGATTTGTCATCCTTAGCATCATTACAGTTGGTATTTATGCATTTTATGGACAATACCATGCTGATCCAACTGCAGAGGAGACTATAATCTATCATAGGGCACCAGAAGACTTGCG GGAAAAAGATAATTGA